The DNA sequence CATGTCAATCTATCAACTTGAGGGTGTTAGAATATGAGTCCACAATGTATACCATACTAACATAAACCAAATCATTGTCCAGATATACCAAGTTCCACTTTGTTATCTACTCTCACAAACCAATATTCTTCCAAATTCAAACTACAAATGCTTTAATTATCATCTGACATATTCCTGCATCCCttgagatattttcaaccttaagaaaataaaaaattcagctGATAATCcaaaaaattgtagaaaaattcaaataaaatattcaagttAACCAGCATATCCACTTAGTgttttattattacttatctATTATGTGATAATAAAAACCAGAATAAGTTCCAAGCTCACAGGTCCAACACAAACTTATTCAAGtctaaaatcaagaagaaaataaagaataaagccATGCCAttattaaccaaaaaaaaaaaaaatacaccactTGCAATATGCTTTTCGTGTGCTAACTGCCAAGCAACCCAAACTCAACAGCATAATAAAATGGAGAGTCTAAAATTTTAGTTATGCTaaaatgtaatttatatttatgagCAAAACAAATTTCTAGGGTGTCAGATGTGTTCAAGTACTTGCCTCGATAATTTAAGTTATGGGTCTAAGCAAGGCTTCACCATTAGTGAATTTAACTGGTATTCCAGCATGCTTCAAGCTATAAGTTCAAGCAAAGCCCTAAAAATCATTTTCGGTTTAATCAGAAAATCTAAAATGCTTCTGATATGTTACTAGGGTTTTTGTATAACATTGATTTATTTCCATGAATTCATCTGCCAACCATGGAGCACAAAACATAAACCAAGGTATAAATAAATGCATGGGAATTTACACAAACAATCAAGATATTTGGTGGGTGCAAACCGAATAAGGAAGAGGCATCTAGCTTCCACAAAAACAATCCTAAAGTGGCTAATATTACCTTCAACTGTTATTTTTGCTTCACTATTatgttattcattttcttctatCTGCATAACCATCATGCTGACAAATcctcaaagaaagaaaaaagacagaaaaaaacacttaaaaagtATGCAGAAAGAGAACGAGAAATCTGATTATACAGGTAATAAATGAACACTCTCTCAAGTAAATGTTCAGGCATGATTGTTGAAGAGAGGGAGTTTCAACAAGAAATCAAATAGCAACAGCAAGACATatatttcattcttattttgtaGATTGTatgtatttaattcttatttccCCTCTATCTCatctttattttgtataattgtTACCCCTTTATAGATGAAAGACCAAGAACATAATAATAATCTTGTTGAATCGatagtataataataataataataataataataataataatattttcatagaaGTTAATTTCTGTAGGAAACTATCAGTATTTTGATGCTTACCACATTTCTACTTTCTACATAACATGAGTTGCATAATGTTCATAAGAATTTTGTGCTTTGCAAACCCAGTATTGCAAATTTATACACTTCAATCCATATGGGTGCCTAGCGTCTaaacttctaaaattttaatatttgcgTATAATAAGTAGTATCAAGTGTCAATACTGTATCAgtaaaatcatatattaaaattctaaaaataatagaaataataatagtCCATCAGATAAAAATTAATGCATTTTAATTACTCAAGAAGACAAAGGTAAATGAACCAAGCAATAGGCACAAGTTCAGTAAAGAGTTTCTCCAGCATCTACTGCtcaactttccttttttttctttcagtaAAATAAATTACAGCATATTTTATGAAAGATGGATATCTTATCTTCCAATGAGAGTTGTAGTTTGTTTAAGGGGtagaaaaggaacaaaaaaatgaGGGAAATCTGAAAAGAAATATAGTCAAGTATGATTGGACATTGGGACTTAAGCTGGCATGAACACTGCTTGGTTGTGCTCTAGGATTATTTAGTCTAGAAATAAAAGGCCACTTTGTAGATTgagaaacaaataataataataaactcaaCTATTAAATGATCAATGTTGCTAGTCTTGGATAGAAATGCTTCTAATTATTTAtactataataattataataatactaataatagtaataattaacaataatgACAATAAACTCAATTACACAATGATGAATATGGCTAGTCTTGGATACAAATGCTTCTAATTATTTCTATGATAAATTTCATAAACCCCCTTCCTGAAACAACATGGCAACTAGTGATGCTTGAGATTAACCCTCCAACGAATTATTTCATCTCCGAATTAGCTAATCATGGAAGAAAAAGGAATGCAATTTCTTACTTGGTCAAATTAAGAGCTTGACATGTGGTTTCTAAGATGGGGTTAGTAACACCCCACAACCAATAACATACAAAATATTCTCCCAATTAATTAACTGCAAATTGTaatcaacaagaaaaaaatgaagaagaatacAGGGAAATTAAAAAACTCATACACCAAGATTACAGTAAGATTTGCAAGAAAAGGAAGCAAACATACTCCCCACCTGGCACACCACAGAATAATACTACTAAAGGAGTTTCCATTGGATAAGTAACTTAAGTATCGAAATTGAGATCATTGAGAATAATCAATTGAAAAAACTGTGTTGTTAATAATGAGATTGCAATCAACTCTTAATGTTAAAAGTACATACATGGAAACTCTAACATCATGCATTTTACCTTTCTACCAAGCTACACAGATTATTCCTGCAAAACTGTTCGAAAATTCCCCCCCTTGTTGctataaattacataaaaaaccTGAAGATATGCAGTGAGATAACCAATATGTATGCTAAACATACAATCATGCAACCAAACATGACACTCTTTTCTTCAAGTCCTTTTGCTTGGTTGTCGTTAAATGTGGCCTTTCTGAGCAAGGAAGAGCCCTATGGTAGGAGAATACAAAGATGTCCTCTAATCCCCATCATCTTGCAAGGGATAGAGCTTCACCTTGAGGCCAGCAGACTGGTTCAACAAGAACATGAATAGAAATCACCACACTGATGCAAAAGAAGCAGTCATGCCCTTTGAACCAGAACTGACTAAACACATCACAACTGGGAGACACCAATTTTGCTATGGAAGTCTTATTCCTCAAATGGATGCGTAGATATCTTCTCCAGCAGCAATGGCCAGTCTTCTCCAAGCTGCTGTGGGTTTAGTTCCATTGCAACCTTAAAATCAAGCAACGATACTGGGGAACAGGATCTCCCTTCTTGCATGCCCTCCAAAGGCCTACAGCTACTTTGAATCTGATAATGATGACCTGGCCACACACCATTTGCAAGCTTCCCACCAGACTGCTGCTTGTTGGAACTGTTCTTCGTCATGTCATGGCCATATCTTGCACCTACCATTTCCATGCACGACCTGATTAAACCCTTCAAGTAAATATCCAGACCATTGTTTAACAAATTAGCAGAGTCCACTGACACCCCTTCAAGACCATGTGTTGTAGCAATCTGCTGCATACGTTCCCTTAACGTCTCAATATCATACAGTCTACCACTATCAAGTGAGGTAGCAGATCTAACACTGCTCATCAAAGGCAAAGTCTTTCGGGCCCCACCAACACTAACAGAAAAGAATGGAATCCCAAGTGGAGCATGGAGTAGACTTCGAGAGGGTACTTCTTTCCCACCTTCGGCAACTAGGTCATTCTGGTCCTTGCTATTTACAGAAACTGGACCATCAGGTGGTGTCTTTATTAGTGATAATTTAGCAGGGTGATGGAATGAAACCTCCCCATCATTCTTTGATTGCTCTATCAGTTCTTGATGATGCTGCAACTGCTTCTGAATATCAACGGGAGTGAAATGCCCGTTTTCCAATATTGTAGAAAAATCACTGTCACCTGTACCTGCCAGCTGATGAGATGCGCAGTCAGCCTTCCCATTCAGTATAACAACTGGACGGTCCCCGACTTTACGATCACGAATTGATGATCTAACCTTTTTCGGTGACAATGGCAAGACATTCCATTCAAAAATACAGGCTGGTTTAGGGCCTTAGTTAGAGTAGACTTTGGAGCTTCTTCATCATTAACTGCTGGTGGCGATTTCGCATGACAAGCATTTCTCAAGATTGAACAAATAAGCCTATTGTGAAGTGCAACATTCTCTTTCCCTAGTATCCTAAAACAAAGCTTATTAAACTCAACCTTGGTTAGCTTCAATGCCAATAAtctattcaaataataaaaatactgcTTCGACCTTTCCGGTCCAAGTCTCTTCACTATATCAGCTTTCAACTGGACAAGATTAACCCGCGAATCTTGATGTGGAGGTTGCATTTCTCAACAAACAGAATCATGAACAGATCATCAATTTCACTCCCCAAACCCAAAAAAATCCACACTAAATCAGTACTTTTTTGGTCCTCCTCCGGAAGCCCACATTGCACAACTCTCTAATATACACACAGGTAACTTCGACAAACCCCAGCAATGCCACCAGCCCCAAACACATGTTTCTTGAGGGGAGAAGTCGAATCCACAAGCCCAGAGATTCCAACTAACTCTCCCTCCAAAATTTCAACTCTcaacaaattttgaattcacaTTCCAGAAACCCAAATCCTAACCCTAACAGTCATCAAACTCCAAAATTCAAACTCCAATTTACAAAACCCCTGAATCAGGCCTCCACACAGCTCGACTAAAACGACACCGTTATTAAAAAATCCCAGACACCAACCCCACCAACAATCCCCTCAAAGACCCACCAAAAAACAATCGAAAAAGGGAGATCtctaagaggttattcaccagGGCTTCCAATCCCAACTccaatttttcctctttttgttGCAGAGAATTGAGAGAGATAATTGGCAGAGATTCGCGGctcgagagagagagagaaaaggcgAGAAAGCAGAGAGAAAATTAAGGGCCTGACCTGTTTGGAGGCTGAGAAAAACTGAAGGAAAATTGAGATTCAGAGAAGCATAATCAAAGCCAAAGGCTTATGGGTCGGGGTTGCTTCTTCTTCCATTATGCTTTTTGCTTCGTTTTCCATTGGTCTGAGAGCTTTCTCTATCCCCCTACTCTccgtttctctctctacaaaTCGCTCtgcatttccattttctctctctcgaATTCTCGCGGGTTTCTCTGTGAATCAGAGATTGAAGAacccttttctctttctctctcttcttctctttgtgTCTTCGTTTTTCCCTTCtaatatttctttcctttttcctttttttttcctttcggATTTAATATTTGGAAACTTCTatttgattttccattttttaaactaCTTTGGAAACTTCTATTTTTCTCCTAATTATTTTGGAAACTTCTATTTCTTGTCATACTCAAATGGAGGGTCTCTCACAAAATAAGGTTTTGATGGGTTACATGGGATTACTTTGAACTAATTCtaagatttaaaatttggatcttgtcttattttttatttacatttttccaACCTTAAAGTTAtccattaattaaatttattccaatttttttgttaaatttttttttaaagcataaataataaatatataacaaaaaattatgtaaaaattgTAAGTAAAATTTGAAGGTTTATTTATGGCTAAgtttggttctaaaaaattttgagaaaaaatgtgagagaaagaaaatagagaagaaaaatagaaggaagaaaaaaaatgaaagaaaataaaaaataaaatcaaaattaataaattatttttatatattttttaaacttatttcacttaattttctctgttatataaagattaaatagttttaaaatatataaattttaactaattttaattatatttaattttctttaaaaaaaattatagtgaaaccaacataagaaaatcattttactttatatatatatatattttttttccttggtattttacaggaaccaaacataattaatatatgaatttgTTGTCATGAAAATGAAGtcataatatttaacttttgcatttaataatataaatagaaaaagtagaAATAGAAGTTGAAAACtgcatttaatatttttaataaaattattatggtattttcaaaaattttaattaaatcaaaatttgtttcATGCATATAAAATTCACATTGGGACGGGTCATGTTGAGAGTAGTAtccaaattcttttaaaatttgtgttttgccttcaaatattgtttttagtgTTTGAGAAATTCTGccaaataattctaaaattttatatcataattcTTTGGAATAACTTTTCTTTGGTGGTGGATCCATacgtttgattttctttttcgtttATATGTTCAATCTATGACGATAAGTATAACAACTAGGAAGTTTTAACCGATTTCCATTAGATAAATATGTTGTTTCATCATATGTGTATTTTGAATGTTTGTATTTCAAATCcttatatttatcttttgtgTTGTGAAAGTTCTCAtgttaattattgaaattaccTAAAGGggataaatttcatttttcttttctaaattacAAATTTCTCTAATCAATATGTGATGAtgatcaaatatcataataaattcCAACCACACAATGCATATATAATGTATCCAAAGTTTGGAGTTGTACTAACAATGGGTTTAATAGATTTGCTATATTCTTAACTACAAATTTCTTTAATCAATATGCCAtgatcaaatatcataataaattcCAATTACACAATGTTAGCCAGAAAAGTCATTGATTTTAGGACATGAAATACACACGGAGAATATCACAACCATATGTgtgtatgatatatataaagaatgttGGATGAGGAAATTATGGACACAAGTAAATCAGAATCGTGTGTTACCATTTACATTTGGCAATAGCCTCTAAACCAAATCGGAATCATGTATTGTCATTCATATATATAGCAATAGTGTGTGATCTACATGGAAACCTGGTGGTGGTAGGAGCCTATAAATAAAGGTCTCCTCTCCTCATTCTATTCATCTAGGTTGAGAGAAAAAGAGTGGTACAACTCTTTGAGTGAAAAAGTAAGGTTCTCTTGAGAGTTAGagaattattattcttttaggtgtaattgggttttgggtttgtAAGGAGTGAGTTTTGTAAACACTTATGGTTATTTTTCTCCCTATAGTGAAGATTTGCAGCAACTTTGTGAACGTAGCTTGTTTTAAGTGAACCGCATAAATTTCATGTATTGATTTTGTCtgctttatttcattattatttccaCGTTTTTATTTGCTTCATTAATTTGGTCTTTGGGGAGGTTTATTtcctaacaattggtatcagagcgagGTTCTGTGGTGTTCTAGGAGCTTGGAGGTAGTCTAAGGAGATTGGAATTTAAGAGGAATGATTGTGACCCTCTAGACTTTCATGGGAACTTTTAATTATGTCTAAGGAGGTTGGGTTTTAAACGAGACTATTGTGATCCCTCAAATCTTTCTTAAGAACCTTCTTAGTGGTTTATAGCTTTAAGTGGAAGTTTCTTTGCAATTTTTATAGGTACAGACGTACTATAAAAAGTACAATTTTTGCAAAAGTCTTGAGGAACTAGATTTGAGAGGGAGTGATGGCATTAGATGAAGGAAAGAGCATCATAATTGAGAAGTTCAGTGGTGAAGATTTTAGATTATAGAAAATGCAAATTGAAGATTTATCAGAAAGACATGTATTTGCCTCTTTTAGGAGAAAAAGCAATAGATATGAGGATGAATAGTGGGCTTTACTCGATAGGTAGGTGTTTGGAGTTATTCCGTTGACGTTATCTTGTAATGTTGCTTTCAAAATTGCGAAGGAGAAGACCATGATGGGCCTTATGACAATTCTCTCTGACATATACGAGAAGCCATTCACTTTAAATAAAGTGCACTTGATGAAACGGTTGTTCAATTTGTGAATGATAGAAGGCGCATCTGTAGTAGCTCACATAAACAAATTTAGTATAATCACAATACAACTAAGTTCGGGGACGAAGTTTGAGTTCTGATCCTTCTATTCTCTCTACCGGAAATCTGGAATACGATGGTAACAGTAATGAACAATTCTTTTAGGAGTAAGAAGATGGTATTTAAGGATGTTTGAGATCTAATTCTAAGTAAAGAAATACATTGGAGAAAATTAGAAGAAACATCAAGTTTTGCCTTAAACACTGAATCCAGAGGTAAACCCAATGATAGAAActcaaataagagaaaatcaaaatcaagacaGAGCAAGTCTAGATCTAGGAAGAAAGAGATTAGTGTTGGAACTATGGTAAGAATAGTCACTTGAAGAATGATTGTAGAGTACTAAAAAAGAACAATGATAGTGTAAAGGAATCCATGAATGTAGCCGAAGATGCTTTCTATGCTCTAATCCTAAGTGTTAATAGTCTAGTTGAATCCTAGATTTTGGATTATGAGGCATTGTTTCACTGTACCTTGCACTCTGAAATCATGGAGAACTACATAAGTGGTGATTTTGGAAAGGTTCATCTAGTTGATGATGAGATCTTGACGATTACAAGGAAATGTGATATTCAAGTGAAGTTGCCTTGAAAGACGTGAGATTTATTCTTGgtctaaaagaaatttaatcTTAATGGGTCAACTTGATCAAGAAGGTTATTGTACAACATTCACAGAAAGTGAATGAAAGATCACCAATGGAGCAATGGCCATAGCTCTTGGAAAGAAGAATGATATTCTCTATGTTACTTCTAGCATGGAGAATATTGTTGCGATTGTAGAATTAGATGAGAGGTCTAAAATCTAGTACCAGAGATTCAGTCATATGAGCGAGAAATGGATGAAggttattcttttaaaaaggaaactgctagatttgaaattaatagCAATCAATCTATGTGAGGACTATATTTTTGGCAAGCAGAAAATGGTCGGTTTCTCAAAGATCGACAAGCCACCCAAAGTAGAGAAGTTAGAGCTGGTTCACATAGACGTGTGGGGGACATCACATGTTTCATCTATTAGAGGCTCATTGCACTACGCCACCTTAATTGATGACTCTACTGGGAAggtatgagtttattttttgaaaaagaaataaaaagtttgtaatgttttcaaaaaatggaaAGCCATGATAGAGAATGAGACGGGCTTGACAGTGAAGTGATTAAAATCCGACAATAAAGGAGAGTACAAAGACAAGAAGCTTAAAAAGTTTTGTGCAACCaattttgggattttaaaaattgaaaaatcatcaGAAACAGAGATGTCATCTTCAATGAGAAAGTAATGTACAAGGATAAGTCATCTACAAAATCTACTAACACAAAagtcaaaaactaaaaagaaaaagtacattGAGTTTGAGAAAAACTCTAAGAAGTACTATTTGGGGATTGATAGAATCCTGGAAATGAAGTCTCTCAAGAAGAAACATGTACTTTTGTAACAGAAGTGAGACGCTTTTTGAGAACTCCTAAATTGGTACAATACTATTCACATTTTTTGCATTATTTATTGTTAACTGACACTAGAGAatagagtgttatgatgaaacAATTTAGGTTGAAGATTCGGTCAAGTGAGAGTCTGCCATGGAAGAAGAGAGGGACTGGTTGATGCCAAATCGGACACGGGATATAACTGAACTACTAGAAGGGAAGAAAACTTTACATAACAAATGGGTTTTCAGGATCAAATAAGAGCATGATGGAAGCAAACATTACAAAGCTAGATTGGTAGTCAAAGAATTTAGTAGAAAATAGACTAGACTGAGATTTTCTCTCCAGTAGTGAAGCTGACGATAATCAGGTTGACGCTGAAGATGGTAGCTGTAGAAAATTTATATCTTATGTCGTTAGATGTAAAGATAACCTTCCTTCATGGCAATTTGgaggaagaaatttatatgaaGCAATCATAAGGCTTCATGATGGCAAACAAAGAAAGCCTCATGTGTAAGTTGAAGAAGAGTTTGTGCGGTTTGAAATAGGTTCCAAGACAATGGCACAAGAAGTTCGATAGTTTCATGAGTAGTAGGGGTTTTACAAGATGTCAAGCAAATCATTGTTGTTATATCAAAAAGTTTAACAATggctttattattttacttttgtatgtagatgatatgCTCATTGCAGGTTCTaatgtgtgagagataaataaCTTA is a window from the Vitis riparia cultivar Riparia Gloire de Montpellier isolate 1030 chromosome 9, EGFV_Vit.rip_1.0, whole genome shotgun sequence genome containing:
- the LOC117921886 gene encoding uncharacterized protein LOC117921886, which codes for MCLGLVALLGFVEVTCVYIRELCNVGFRRRTKKVRSSIRDRKVGDRPVVILNGKADCASHQLAGTGDSDFSTILENGHFTPVDIQKQLQHHQELIEQSKNDGEVSFHHPAKLSLIKTPPDGPVSVNSKDQNDLVAEGGKEVPSRSLLHAPLGIPFFSVSVGGARKTLPLMSSVRSATSLDSGRLYDIETLRERMQQIATTHGLEGVSVDSANLLNNGLDIYLKGLIRSCMEMVGARYGHDMTKNSSNKQQSGGKLANGVWPGHHYQIQSSCRPLEGMQEGRSCSPVSLLDFKVAMELNPQQLGEDWPLLLEKISTHPFEE